A genomic stretch from Theobroma cacao cultivar B97-61/B2 chromosome 4, Criollo_cocoa_genome_V2, whole genome shotgun sequence includes:
- the LOC18603298 gene encoding uncharacterized protein LOC18603298 isoform X2, producing MKNHDGCMAKEKDDIPSPISGPIFDFSDPDLFSEALQNSEVTSSNYCYEENSSYGNNLTIPPDIEKLNGYQDNNGNTNSATPTATSTTTTTTSTNTTATAATNHNNSNLSIIFDSPDEIDNDISASIDFSQSPSFSVPPFLTQQDQFDLSLVQSQIQLADVAADGLSQYTADPVAPLMGLPLPSVFDEDCLSSVPSYVPLNPSSPSCCFLSPAMATFMPAGAMTTALSADSSGIFAGSILMGSELQPQELEYQGDNGIFCPDSVQRVFNPGDLQALSSESQQLVGAAASSTPLASEISSLEDSTFNKVGKLSVEQRKEKIHRYMKKRNERNFSKKIKYACRKTLADSRPRVRGRFAKNDDFGETPRQACSNHEEDDDDEVVVKEEEDMVDSSDIFAHISGVNSFKCNYPIQSWI from the exons atgaagaatCACGATGGTTGTATGGCTAAAGAAAAG GATGATATACCAAGCCCGATTAGTGGTCCAATTTTCGATTTTTCTGATCCTGATCTTTTCTCAGAAGCCCTGCAAAACTCTGAGGTCACTTCGTCTAATTATTGCTATGAAGAGAACTCCTCCTATGGCAATAATCTTACCATACCACCAGACATTGAAAAACTCAATGGCTACCAAGATAACAATGGAAATACTAACTCAGCGACCCCCACTGCCACCAGCACTACCACCACCACTACAAGCACCAACACAACCGCCACAGCAGCCACTAACCATAACAATAGCAATCTGTCCATAATCTTTGATTCCCCAGATGAGATCGACAACGACATTTCTGCTTCTATTGACTTCTCTCAATCCCCTTCTTTTTCTGTGCCTCCATTTCTAACTCAACAAGACCAATTTGACCTATCTTTAGTGCAATCTCAAATCCAATTAGCTGATGTTGCAGCTGATGGGCTCTCACAGTACACTGCTGACCCTGTTGCCCCTCTTATGGGGCTTCCGTTACCATCTGTTTTCGATGAAGATTGCTTGTCTTCTGTGCCTTCTTATGTACCTTTAAACCCATCATCTCCTTCTTGCTGTTTTCTTAGTCCTGCCATGGCTACTTTCATGCCTGCTGGGGCTATGACTACTGCATTGTCTGCTGACAGTTCTGGGATTTTCGCTGGGAGCATTCTCATGGGTTCTGAACTGCAACCACAAGAGTTGGAGTATCAGGGTGATAATGGAATTTTCTGTCCAGATTCAGTGCAGCGCGTTTTTAACCCTGGAGACTTGCAG GCCCTCAGCAGTGAGAGTCAACAACTGGTGGGAGCGGCTGCCAGCTCTACTCCTTTAGCATCAGAGATCTCGAGTTTGGAAGATTCAACTTTCAACAAAGTAGGGAAACTTTCTGTTGAACAAAGGAAGGAGAAGATCCATAGGTACATGAAGAAAAGGAACGAGAGGAACttcagcaagaaaatcaag TATGCCTGCCGCAAGACGCTAGCGGACAGCCGACCTCGAGTTAGAGGACGATTTGCAAAGAATGATGACTTTGGAGAGACCCCTAGGCAAGCCTGTAGCAATcatgaagaagatgatgatgatgaa GTTGTTGTGAAAGAAGAGGAAGACATGGTTGATTCCTCAGATATCTTTGCTCATATTAGTGGTGTCAACTCCTTCAAATGCAATTACCCTATCCAGTCCTGGATTTGA
- the LOC18603298 gene encoding uncharacterized protein LOC18603298 isoform X1, producing the protein MLQDVIHPPEQLPIDDIPSPISGPIFDFSDPDLFSEALQNSEVTSSNYCYEENSSYGNNLTIPPDIEKLNGYQDNNGNTNSATPTATSTTTTTTSTNTTATAATNHNNSNLSIIFDSPDEIDNDISASIDFSQSPSFSVPPFLTQQDQFDLSLVQSQIQLADVAADGLSQYTADPVAPLMGLPLPSVFDEDCLSSVPSYVPLNPSSPSCCFLSPAMATFMPAGAMTTALSADSSGIFAGSILMGSELQPQELEYQGDNGIFCPDSVQRVFNPGDLQALSSESQQLVGAAASSTPLASEISSLEDSTFNKVGKLSVEQRKEKIHRYMKKRNERNFSKKIKYACRKTLADSRPRVRGRFAKNDDFGETPRQACSNHEEDDDDEVVVKEEEDMVDSSDIFAHISGVNSFKCNYPIQSWI; encoded by the exons atgttGCAAGACGTGATTCATCCACCGGAGCAGCTTCCCATT GATGATATACCAAGCCCGATTAGTGGTCCAATTTTCGATTTTTCTGATCCTGATCTTTTCTCAGAAGCCCTGCAAAACTCTGAGGTCACTTCGTCTAATTATTGCTATGAAGAGAACTCCTCCTATGGCAATAATCTTACCATACCACCAGACATTGAAAAACTCAATGGCTACCAAGATAACAATGGAAATACTAACTCAGCGACCCCCACTGCCACCAGCACTACCACCACCACTACAAGCACCAACACAACCGCCACAGCAGCCACTAACCATAACAATAGCAATCTGTCCATAATCTTTGATTCCCCAGATGAGATCGACAACGACATTTCTGCTTCTATTGACTTCTCTCAATCCCCTTCTTTTTCTGTGCCTCCATTTCTAACTCAACAAGACCAATTTGACCTATCTTTAGTGCAATCTCAAATCCAATTAGCTGATGTTGCAGCTGATGGGCTCTCACAGTACACTGCTGACCCTGTTGCCCCTCTTATGGGGCTTCCGTTACCATCTGTTTTCGATGAAGATTGCTTGTCTTCTGTGCCTTCTTATGTACCTTTAAACCCATCATCTCCTTCTTGCTGTTTTCTTAGTCCTGCCATGGCTACTTTCATGCCTGCTGGGGCTATGACTACTGCATTGTCTGCTGACAGTTCTGGGATTTTCGCTGGGAGCATTCTCATGGGTTCTGAACTGCAACCACAAGAGTTGGAGTATCAGGGTGATAATGGAATTTTCTGTCCAGATTCAGTGCAGCGCGTTTTTAACCCTGGAGACTTGCAG GCCCTCAGCAGTGAGAGTCAACAACTGGTGGGAGCGGCTGCCAGCTCTACTCCTTTAGCATCAGAGATCTCGAGTTTGGAAGATTCAACTTTCAACAAAGTAGGGAAACTTTCTGTTGAACAAAGGAAGGAGAAGATCCATAGGTACATGAAGAAAAGGAACGAGAGGAACttcagcaagaaaatcaag TATGCCTGCCGCAAGACGCTAGCGGACAGCCGACCTCGAGTTAGAGGACGATTTGCAAAGAATGATGACTTTGGAGAGACCCCTAGGCAAGCCTGTAGCAATcatgaagaagatgatgatgatgaa GTTGTTGTGAAAGAAGAGGAAGACATGGTTGATTCCTCAGATATCTTTGCTCATATTAGTGGTGTCAACTCCTTCAAATGCAATTACCCTATCCAGTCCTGGATTTGA